The Pseudolabrys sp. FHR47 genome contains a region encoding:
- a CDS encoding Gfo/Idh/MocA family protein, with protein sequence MAKHRVGVIGLGMALKPHLKSLEELSDRVEIAACFTPSAERRKAFAAANKHPVVDSLGAILGDKSIDVVFVLTPPMSHLELVEQCAVAGKHVLLEKPIDFTSARGEQQVAAMDKADRKFAVMLQHRFRDASRKLRAAVQSGELGELVSASASIRWWRTPEYFAQPGRGMKARDGGGVLITQAIHTLDLFQSLTGPIAKVTAFAKTSPLRKIDTEDIVAGAIEFKNGAIGTIDATTVSYPGFPEKLELACTNATAVLNAETLDIYFKDGRHAHHEGAASKSGGTDPMAFPNDAHKGLIVDFLYAIDNNREPESSGRESLKVMRLIEAMLASAEQGRPVAIG encoded by the coding sequence GTGGCGAAGCATCGCGTCGGCGTCATCGGGCTGGGCATGGCGCTCAAGCCGCATCTCAAGAGCCTCGAAGAGTTGTCCGACCGCGTCGAAATCGCCGCGTGCTTTACGCCGTCGGCCGAGCGCCGCAAGGCCTTTGCCGCCGCCAACAAACATCCCGTCGTCGACAGCCTCGGCGCGATCCTCGGCGACAAGTCGATCGATGTCGTTTTCGTGCTGACGCCGCCGATGTCACATCTTGAACTGGTCGAGCAATGCGCCGTCGCCGGCAAGCATGTGCTGCTGGAAAAGCCGATCGACTTCACCAGCGCGCGCGGCGAGCAACAGGTCGCCGCCATGGACAAGGCCGACCGCAAGTTCGCGGTGATGCTGCAGCACCGCTTCCGTGACGCCTCGCGGAAACTGCGCGCCGCCGTACAAAGCGGCGAACTCGGCGAACTCGTGTCGGCCTCGGCCTCTATTCGCTGGTGGCGTACGCCGGAATATTTTGCCCAGCCTGGCCGCGGCATGAAGGCACGCGACGGCGGCGGCGTTCTCATCACGCAGGCGATCCACACGCTTGACCTGTTCCAGAGCCTGACCGGGCCGATCGCGAAAGTCACCGCCTTTGCGAAAACTTCGCCGCTGCGCAAGATCGATACCGAGGACATCGTCGCCGGCGCCATTGAGTTCAAGAACGGCGCCATTGGCACTATCGACGCGACCACCGTGTCCTATCCGGGCTTCCCGGAAAAGCTTGAACTCGCCTGCACCAACGCGACCGCGGTACTGAACGCCGAGACGCTCGACATCTATTTCAAGGATGGCCGCCATGCGCATCACGAAGGTGCGGCGTCGAAGAGCGGCGGCACCGACCCGATGGCGTTCCCGAACGACGCGCACAAGGGTCTGATCGTCGATTTCCTCTACGCCATCGACAATAACCGCGAGCCGGAATCGAGTGGCCGTGAGTCGCTCAAGGTGATGCGGCTGATCGAAGCGATGCTGGCGTCGGCCGAGCAGGGACGGCCTGTCGCTATTGGCTGA
- a CDS encoding LpxI family protein, which translates to MNADLAAPSEGPLAMICGGGALPMAVADYVAARGRKVVLFPLTGAADGLPVERYPHHRIRIGQLGKFMRLARAEGAKDVVFIGSLVRPRILQTIPDFKAWTMMPRIIAAFRGGDDHLLTGMARLLEEEGFRLRGAHEVAPEILAPQGVLGRVQPSEADRADIEFGLDYLDAASSFDIGQAVVVANRHVLAVEAVEGTDLMLARVAELRANGRIRAASGRGVMVKAPKRDQDRRFDLPSIGPRTVESVAQAGLAGIAVVAGATVIAEADKLATAADRAGIFIVSVPERLP; encoded by the coding sequence ATGAACGCCGATCTGGCCGCGCCGTCTGAAGGACCGCTGGCCATGATCTGCGGCGGCGGCGCTCTACCGATGGCCGTGGCCGACTATGTCGCGGCGCGCGGTCGCAAGGTCGTGTTGTTTCCGCTGACCGGCGCCGCCGATGGATTGCCGGTCGAACGCTATCCGCATCATCGGATCAGGATCGGACAGCTCGGCAAGTTCATGCGCCTTGCCCGCGCCGAAGGCGCGAAAGACGTCGTGTTCATCGGCTCGCTGGTGCGCCCGCGCATTCTGCAGACGATCCCCGATTTCAAGGCGTGGACCATGATGCCGCGCATCATCGCGGCGTTCCGGGGCGGCGACGATCATCTGCTCACCGGCATGGCGCGGCTTCTCGAAGAAGAAGGCTTTCGCTTGCGCGGCGCGCATGAGGTGGCGCCGGAAATTCTCGCGCCGCAAGGCGTCCTCGGCCGCGTGCAGCCGAGCGAGGCCGACCGCGCCGATATCGAATTCGGCCTCGACTATCTCGACGCCGCGAGCTCGTTCGATATCGGGCAGGCGGTCGTCGTTGCGAACCGTCATGTGCTCGCGGTCGAAGCCGTGGAAGGTACAGATTTAATGTTGGCGCGGGTCGCCGAGCTGCGTGCGAATGGCCGCATCCGCGCGGCGAGTGGCCGCGGTGTCATGGTGAAGGCGCCGAAACGCGATCAGGATCGCCGCTTCGATCTGCCGTCGATCGGACCGCGTACGGTGGAGAGTGTGGCGCAGGCCGGGCTTGCCGGCATTGCCGTTGTCGCCGGCGCCACCGTCATTGCCGAGGCTGACAAGCTCGCCACTGCCGCGGACCGCGCTGGCATCTTCATCGTCAGCGTGCCGGAACGGCTGCCATGA
- the fabZ gene encoding 3-hydroxyacyl-ACP dehydratase FabZ: MDEMVTTLEAADIATVMQRLPHRYPFLLVDRVVDIRGDEYGCGIKNVTINEPQFQGHFPGNPIFPGVLMIEGMAQTAGVLCIGATTSEQPKSVFFLTIDNAKFRKPVRPGDTLEYHMTRTARRKNMWWYRGVAKVAGNVVAEADLGAMISDR; the protein is encoded by the coding sequence ATGGATGAAATGGTCACGACGCTGGAAGCGGCCGACATCGCGACGGTGATGCAGAGGCTGCCGCATCGCTATCCGTTCCTGCTTGTCGATCGTGTCGTCGATATCCGCGGCGATGAGTATGGCTGCGGCATCAAGAACGTCACCATCAACGAACCGCAGTTTCAGGGCCACTTTCCCGGCAACCCGATCTTTCCCGGCGTGCTGATGATCGAGGGCATGGCGCAGACCGCGGGCGTGCTCTGCATCGGCGCGACGACGTCGGAACAACCGAAATCGGTGTTCTTCTTGACCATCGACAACGCAAAATTCCGTAAGCCGGTGAGGCCGGGCGACACGCTCGAATATCACATGACGCGCACGGCGCGGCGCAAGAACATGTGGTGGTACCGCGGCGTCGCCAAGGTCGCCGGCAACGTGGTCGCCGAAGCCGATCTCGGCGCCATGATTTCCGACCGTTAG
- a CDS encoding beta-ketoacyl-ACP synthase III codes for MPVPSRASITAVHGYVPPDLLTNADLARMVDTTDAWITERTGIKERHILKGEGLGTSHMGAEAVRGLLAKTNTRPEEIDLLICATTTPDMQFPSTANLICDMVGINNIGSFDVQAACSGFLYSLTIASQFIATGTAKKVIVVGADKMSSIMDYQDRATCVIFGDGAGAVLLEPNNQGYGIMDALIRSDGSGSIHLHQKAGGSRMPASADTVAKRLHYVHQEGAAVYKFAIAKMAEVSGEIMTRNNLRGDQIDWLVPHQANKRIIESTAERMGLSMDKVMVTIHKYGNTTNATIPLCLWDYEPQLKAGNKMVFAAFGGGFTWAGVYVQWAYDGAKAAQLAPKLSGNAGHA; via the coding sequence GTGCCTGTGCCCTCCCGAGCATCGATTACCGCTGTCCACGGCTATGTGCCGCCGGACCTTTTGACCAACGCCGACCTCGCGCGCATGGTCGATACCACCGACGCCTGGATTACCGAGCGCACCGGTATCAAGGAGCGCCACATCCTCAAGGGCGAGGGTCTCGGCACGTCGCACATGGGCGCCGAGGCCGTGCGCGGCCTGCTCGCGAAGACGAACACGAGGCCGGAAGAGATCGACCTGCTGATCTGCGCGACGACGACGCCGGACATGCAGTTTCCGTCGACCGCGAACCTGATCTGCGACATGGTCGGCATCAACAATATCGGCTCGTTCGATGTGCAGGCGGCCTGCTCCGGCTTTCTCTATTCGCTGACCATCGCGTCGCAGTTCATCGCCACCGGCACCGCAAAGAAAGTTATCGTCGTCGGCGCCGACAAGATGTCGTCAATCATGGATTATCAGGATCGCGCCACCTGCGTGATCTTCGGCGACGGCGCCGGCGCCGTGCTGCTCGAGCCGAACAATCAGGGCTACGGCATCATGGACGCGTTGATCCGTTCGGACGGATCCGGCTCCATTCATCTGCATCAGAAGGCCGGCGGCTCACGCATGCCGGCCTCGGCCGACACGGTCGCCAAGCGCCTGCACTACGTGCACCAGGAAGGCGCCGCGGTTTACAAGTTCGCCATCGCCAAAATGGCGGAAGTGTCCGGCGAGATCATGACCCGCAACAATCTGCGTGGCGATCAGATCGACTGGCTGGTGCCGCACCAGGCCAACAAGCGCATCATCGAGTCGACCGCAGAGCGCATGGGCCTGTCGATGGACAAGGTGATGGTGACCATCCACAAATACGGCAACACCACCAATGCCACCATCCCGCTGTGCCTGTGGGATTACGAGCCGCAGTTGAAGGCCGGCAACAAGATGGTGTTCGCCGCGTTCGGCGGCGGCTTTACCTGGGCCGGCGTGTATGTGCAGTGGGCCTATGACGGTGCCAAGGCCGCACAACTGGCGCCGAAGCTCAGCGGCAATGCCGGCCACGCCTAG
- a CDS encoding PepSY domain-containing protein has protein sequence MQTRTIRAWSFVHTWTSLISTLFMLLLCVTGLPLIFHEEIDDFLHETVPAAKVAPGTPAADLDKVIANGMAKAPGEFLQFLIWDRDDPNVIWLSVAKAQDAPSENNRSLRMDAHTAQYLDAPPADGHLTYYLFKLHVDLFAGLPGKLFLGFMGLLLVVAIISGVVVYAPAMRKLDFGTVRKTKSRLLKWLDIHNLLGAVTIVWAVVVGFTGVINTWADLVLKLWQVDQLTGMVGPYKSAPLPQNFYSIQKAVDTAQEKLPGMVPFFIAYPGTAFTSTAHYAVFMRGDTPLTSRLFQPVLIDATNGSFADTRVMPWYVQTLLLSQPLHFGDYGGMPLKIVWAVLDILTIVVLGSGLYLWVARRFGRRRLSQAVAVPAE, from the coding sequence ATGCAGACAAGAACAATCCGCGCCTGGTCATTCGTCCATACCTGGACCAGCCTCATATCGACGCTGTTCATGTTGTTACTGTGCGTGACCGGTCTGCCTCTGATCTTCCATGAGGAGATTGACGATTTCCTGCATGAGACCGTGCCGGCGGCGAAGGTCGCGCCCGGCACGCCGGCGGCCGATCTCGACAAGGTCATCGCCAACGGTATGGCCAAAGCACCGGGCGAGTTCCTGCAATTCCTCATCTGGGACCGCGACGATCCGAATGTCATCTGGCTCAGCGTCGCCAAGGCGCAGGACGCGCCCTCGGAAAACAACCGTTCCCTGCGCATGGATGCGCACACCGCCCAGTATCTCGACGCGCCGCCGGCGGACGGGCACCTCACCTATTATCTGTTCAAACTGCATGTCGATCTGTTCGCCGGCCTGCCAGGCAAGCTGTTTCTCGGCTTCATGGGCTTGCTTCTCGTTGTCGCCATTATTTCCGGCGTGGTTGTCTACGCCCCGGCCATGCGAAAACTCGATTTTGGCACCGTGCGAAAGACGAAATCGCGCCTTCTCAAATGGCTCGACATCCACAACCTGCTCGGTGCAGTCACCATCGTATGGGCCGTGGTGGTCGGATTTACCGGTGTCATCAACACCTGGGCCGATCTCGTCCTCAAGCTGTGGCAAGTCGATCAATTGACCGGGATGGTCGGGCCCTACAAGAGCGCGCCGCTACCGCAGAATTTCTACAGCATCCAGAAGGCCGTCGACACGGCGCAGGAAAAGCTGCCGGGCATGGTTCCTTTTTTCATCGCCTATCCGGGCACGGCGTTCACGAGCACCGCGCACTATGCCGTGTTCATGCGTGGCGACACGCCGCTGACATCGCGGTTGTTCCAACCGGTCCTGATCGATGCGACAAACGGCAGCTTTGCCGATACGCGGGTCATGCCCTGGTACGTTCAGACCTTGCTGCTGTCGCAGCCGCTCCATTTCGGCGATTACGGCGGCATGCCTTTGAAGATCGTCTGGGCCGTGCTCGACATCCTGACGATCGTCGTGCTGGGGAGCGGGCTCTATCTGTGGGTTGCGCGGCGTTTTGGCCGGCGGCGCCTCAGCCAAGCCGTCGCGGTTCCTGCTGAATGA
- the bamA gene encoding outer membrane protein assembly factor BamA: MGLSVRVVRGLTLSLVFLGGILVGTAGVTISASTPAMAQSASSIAVQGNRRVEADTIRSYFRAGPGGRLGAAEIDEGLKALYATGLFEDVRTSNAGGRLVVTVVENPVINQVAFEGNKKAKDDQLKLEVQSKARGTLSKPTVQSDVQRIIEIYQRSGRFDVTVTPKIIELPNNRVNLVFEIKEGEKTGVKDIRFVGNNAFSRSRLKDVIKTAESNFLSFLQTTDIYDPDRVEADRDLLRRFYLKHGYADVRIVSAVGEYDPSKKGFVITFTIDEGPQYRVGTVEVISNVRAIDTSDLRSRVKLSPGSIYNADMVEKSVEAMSIEAAKRGYAFANVRPRGERKPETRTINLAFVVEEGARAYIERINIRGNIRTRDYVIRREFDISEGDAYNRALIDRAERRLKNLNFFKTVKITNEPGSAPDRVVVNVNVEETSTGEFSIAGGYSTADGFIAEASVADRNLMGRGQFAKAAVTWGQRTRGIDLNFVEPYLLGYRMAGGIDLFARKNDASNSVSYDITTYGTNLRLGFALTEELSFAPRYSIYRQEITLPDQYNNCKYPGTTPGSIFSSGTPSGYHAHALPVTPGDECYADGEASLAVRKELANGPVTVSMVGYTTAYNTLDNNKSPTSGLYAELKQDFAGVGGDVNFIRTTAEARTYYEVVPDVVGVLKVQGGNISGWGSKDLRMLDHFQMGPNIVRGFATNGLGPRDLTSGTNNDALGGTKFWGASVEFQTPLYFLPKEIGIKVAAFADAGNVWGYEGPTSWSVTGETLAVGLDSASNIRSSVGVGLIWDSPLGPLRFDFAYPLKKYCAQATLGGEVCDKTQMFRFGGGTKF, encoded by the coding sequence ATGGGACTTAGTGTGCGGGTTGTTCGGGGACTGACCCTCTCTCTGGTCTTCCTCGGTGGTATCCTTGTTGGGACCGCCGGTGTGACCATTTCCGCCTCCACGCCCGCTATGGCCCAGTCGGCGAGTTCGATCGCCGTGCAAGGCAACCGGCGCGTTGAAGCCGACACCATCCGTTCCTATTTCCGCGCCGGCCCGGGCGGCCGTCTCGGCGCCGCCGAGATCGACGAGGGCCTGAAGGCGCTTTACGCGACCGGTCTGTTCGAAGACGTCCGCACCAGCAATGCCGGCGGTCGTCTGGTCGTGACCGTGGTCGAGAACCCTGTGATCAATCAGGTCGCCTTCGAGGGCAACAAGAAGGCCAAGGACGACCAGCTCAAGCTCGAAGTGCAGTCGAAAGCGCGCGGCACCTTGTCGAAGCCGACGGTGCAGTCGGACGTGCAGCGCATCATCGAGATCTATCAGCGCAGCGGCCGCTTCGACGTTACCGTCACGCCGAAGATCATCGAACTGCCGAACAATCGCGTGAACCTTGTCTTCGAGATCAAGGAAGGCGAGAAGACCGGCGTCAAGGACATCCGTTTTGTCGGCAACAATGCGTTTTCGCGCAGCCGCCTGAAGGACGTCATCAAGACCGCGGAAAGCAACTTCCTGAGCTTCCTGCAGACCACGGACATTTACGATCCGGATCGCGTTGAGGCCGACCGCGACCTGCTGCGCCGCTTTTATCTCAAGCACGGCTATGCCGACGTGCGTATCGTTTCGGCGGTCGGCGAATACGATCCGTCGAAGAAGGGTTTCGTCATCACCTTCACGATCGACGAGGGCCCGCAGTATCGCGTTGGCACCGTCGAGGTGATCTCCAACGTTCGGGCCATCGATACCAGCGACCTGCGCAGCAGGGTCAAGCTGTCTCCCGGCAGCATCTACAACGCCGACATGGTCGAGAAGAGCGTCGAAGCGATGTCGATCGAGGCCGCCAAGCGCGGCTACGCCTTCGCCAACGTGCGCCCGCGCGGCGAGCGCAAGCCCGAGACGCGCACCATCAATCTTGCCTTTGTCGTCGAAGAGGGTGCGCGCGCCTATATCGAGCGCATCAACATCCGCGGCAATATCCGCACCCGTGACTATGTGATCCGTCGCGAGTTCGATATTTCGGAAGGCGACGCTTATAACCGCGCGTTGATCGACCGCGCGGAGCGCCGCCTCAAGAACCTCAACTTCTTCAAGACGGTGAAGATCACCAACGAGCCGGGCTCGGCGCCCGACCGCGTCGTGGTCAACGTCAATGTCGAGGAAACCTCGACCGGCGAATTCTCCATCGCTGGCGGCTACTCGACCGCCGACGGCTTCATCGCCGAAGCCAGCGTTGCCGACCGTAACCTGATGGGCCGCGGCCAGTTCGCGAAGGCGGCCGTGACCTGGGGTCAGCGCACCCGCGGCATCGACCTGAACTTTGTCGAGCCCTATTTGCTTGGCTACCGCATGGCGGGCGGCATCGATCTGTTCGCGCGCAAGAACGACGCGTCGAACTCGGTTTCGTACGACATCACGACCTACGGCACCAACCTACGTCTCGGTTTTGCGCTGACGGAGGAGCTGTCGTTCGCGCCGCGTTATTCGATCTACCGGCAGGAAATCACGCTGCCGGATCAGTACAATAACTGTAAGTATCCAGGCACGACGCCGGGTTCGATATTCTCGTCCGGCACGCCGTCGGGCTATCACGCGCATGCTCTGCCGGTGACGCCTGGCGATGAGTGTTATGCCGACGGCGAAGCTTCGCTGGCCGTCCGCAAGGAACTCGCCAATGGCCCGGTTACGGTGTCGATGGTCGGCTACACCACCGCCTATAACACGCTCGACAACAACAAGAGCCCGACGTCTGGTCTCTATGCCGAACTCAAGCAGGACTTCGCTGGCGTCGGCGGCGACGTGAACTTCATCCGTACCACTGCCGAAGCGCGCACTTATTACGAAGTGGTGCCGGATGTGGTCGGCGTGCTCAAGGTGCAAGGCGGCAATATCTCGGGTTGGGGCAGCAAGGACCTGCGCATGCTGGATCACTTCCAGATGGGTCCGAACATCGTGCGCGGCTTCGCCACCAATGGTCTCGGCCCGCGCGATCTGACCTCCGGCACCAACAACGACGCGTTGGGCGGCACCAAGTTCTGGGGTGCAAGTGTCGAGTTCCAGACGCCGCTTTACTTCCTGCCGAAGGAGATCGGTATCAAGGTCGCGGCCTTTGCCGATGCGGGTAACGTCTGGGGCTATGAAGGTCCGACATCGTGGAGCGTCACCGGTGAAACCCTCGCGGTTGGTCTCGACAGCGCCAGCAACATCCGTTCGTCGGTCGGTGTCGGCCTGATCTGGGATTCGCCACTCGGACCGCTGCGCTTCGACTTCGCTTATCCGCTCAAGAAGTACTGCGCGCAGGCGACGTTGGGCGGCGAAGTCTGCGACAAAACGCAGATGTTCCGGTTCGGCGGCGGCACCAAGTTCTGA
- the lpxA gene encoding acyl-ACP--UDP-N-acetylglucosamine O-acyltransferase, translating into MADSQIDPSARVASGAVIGAGVQIGPFCTVGPNVKLADGVRLVSHVNVTGHTTIGARTIVYPFASLGTPPQSLGYKGEPTRLEVGEDNDIREHVTMNTGTAADRGVTTVGNNCFFMVGSHVAHDCVVGNKVIFANNVLLGGHSQIGDNVVFGGGVAVRQFVRIGEGAMIVGLSGVRADVIPFGMAHGPLADLVGLNVVGMRRRGLSKSEVHRVRAAYQDLFFGDGEFKPRIDKVAADYAGDALVMRIIEFIRAGKRPLTMASMRNGAEDLQ; encoded by the coding sequence ATGGCTGATAGTCAGATTGACCCGAGCGCGCGCGTTGCATCCGGCGCGGTCATCGGCGCGGGCGTTCAAATCGGCCCGTTCTGCACCGTCGGCCCGAATGTGAAGCTCGCCGATGGCGTGCGCCTCGTTTCGCATGTCAACGTCACCGGCCACACCACGATCGGCGCGCGCACGATCGTTTATCCGTTCGCTTCGCTGGGCACGCCGCCTCAGTCGCTCGGCTACAAGGGCGAGCCGACGCGGCTCGAAGTCGGCGAAGACAACGACATTCGCGAACACGTCACCATGAACACCGGCACCGCGGCCGATCGCGGCGTCACCACCGTCGGCAACAACTGCTTCTTCATGGTCGGCAGCCATGTCGCCCATGATTGCGTCGTCGGCAACAAGGTAATTTTCGCCAACAACGTGCTGCTCGGTGGCCATTCGCAGATCGGCGACAATGTTGTGTTCGGTGGCGGCGTCGCGGTGCGCCAGTTCGTTCGCATCGGGGAAGGTGCGATGATCGTCGGCCTGTCCGGCGTGCGCGCCGATGTGATCCCGTTCGGCATGGCGCACGGACCCTTGGCCGATCTTGTCGGACTTAACGTTGTCGGTATGCGCCGGCGCGGTTTGAGCAAGAGCGAAGTGCATCGCGTGCGCGCCGCCTATCAAGACCTGTTCTTCGGCGATGGTGAGTTCAAGCCGCGTATCGACAAGGTGGCCGCGGACTACGCCGGTGACGCGCTGGTGATGCGCATCATCGAGTTCATTCGCGCCGGCAAAAGGCCTCTGACCATGGCCTCGATGCGCAACGGGGCGGAAGACCTCCAATGA
- the lpxB gene encoding lipid-A-disaccharide synthase produces MTAAAPGPHVYLVAGEESGDRLGAALIRALRRERPDIRFSAVGGSHMADEGVASLFPLGELAIIGFAAIVKNLPSILKRINETADTVVAAKPDLLVIIDSPEFTHRVARKVRARAPQIPIVDYVCPSVWAWRSGRAKAMRGYVDRVLALLPFEPAAMARLGGPPTVFVGHPLAEQVDKLRPEGGPASRLEGPPLVLAMPGSRSGEVRRMAEVFGAALGQLAAQMGPFEVVVPTVERLETAVREAVARWPLPARVVTQPHEKYAAFRRARAALAKSGTSTLELALSGVPMVTGYKVAGLEAVVARLLIKVPSVILANLVLGRNVVPEFLQQDCTPKNLAQALAPLLADTPERRQQVQAFAELDEIMALGQGSPSEKAAAVVLATLQRI; encoded by the coding sequence ATGACGGCGGCCGCGCCCGGGCCGCATGTCTATCTGGTCGCCGGCGAAGAGTCGGGCGATCGCCTCGGCGCGGCGCTGATCCGGGCGTTGCGCCGAGAGCGCCCCGATATCCGTTTCTCGGCCGTCGGCGGCAGTCACATGGCGGACGAGGGCGTGGCGAGCCTGTTTCCCCTCGGCGAGTTAGCAATCATCGGCTTCGCTGCCATCGTCAAAAACCTGCCGTCCATCCTCAAGCGCATCAACGAAACGGCCGATACCGTGGTGGCGGCGAAACCGGACCTGCTGGTTATCATCGACAGCCCGGAGTTTACTCATCGCGTCGCGCGCAAGGTGCGGGCGAGGGCGCCGCAGATTCCGATCGTCGATTATGTCTGCCCGTCGGTCTGGGCCTGGCGGTCCGGACGGGCCAAGGCGATGCGCGGCTATGTCGATCGCGTATTGGCGCTGCTGCCCTTCGAGCCCGCGGCCATGGCCCGGCTCGGCGGACCACCGACTGTCTTCGTCGGCCATCCGCTCGCCGAGCAGGTCGACAAGCTTCGGCCCGAAGGCGGACCGGCGAGCCGGCTGGAAGGTCCGCCGCTGGTGCTCGCCATGCCCGGCAGCCGTTCGGGCGAAGTCCGGCGCATGGCAGAGGTATTCGGCGCGGCTCTAGGCCAACTGGCTGCCCAAATGGGCCCGTTTGAGGTGGTGGTGCCGACCGTAGAGCGGCTGGAGACGGCCGTCCGGGAGGCCGTGGCGCGTTGGCCGCTCCCGGCGCGGGTTGTGACGCAACCCCACGAGAAATACGCCGCTTTCCGCCGCGCCCGCGCCGCGCTGGCCAAATCCGGTACGTCGACTCTCGAACTGGCCCTGTCCGGGGTGCCCATGGTCACGGGCTATAAGGTGGCCGGACTTGAGGCCGTCGTGGCCCGCCTGCTGATCAAGGTACCCTCCGTGATACTGGCTAACCTGGTCCTCGGCCGGAATGTGGTCCCTGAGTTCCTGCAGCAGGACTGCACGCCCAAAAACCTGGCTCAGGCGCTGGCGCCGCTGCTTGCGGATACGCCGGAGCGGCGGCAACAGGTGCAGGCTTTCGCCGAACTCGACGAAATCATGGCGCTCGGGCAAGGCTCGCCCAGTGAGAAAGCGGCGGCTGTCGTTTTGGCCACATTGCAGCGAATTTAA
- the lpxD gene encoding UDP-3-O-(3-hydroxymyristoyl)glucosamine N-acyltransferase, giving the protein MSEPLFLRESGGLTLDEVVTLTGATMAAGSAGGRRVVNVAPLDRASPYDITFFDNKNFAKDAAATHAAVCLTRADLTALLPSRTTALIVREPFRAFVQVSRALFPDSLRPISIVSAGATAGAHIEETARLESGATVEPGAVIGAGAEIGSGTVIGATAVIGSGVRIGRDCSIGASAVISNSLIGDRVIIHPGCKIGQDGFGYVMGGTGHLKVPQIGRVIIQDDVEIGAGTTVDRGAIRDTVIGEGTKIDNLVQIGHNVSIGRHCVLVAFTGISGSATLEDFVAMGARAGAIPNVTIGEGSQIAASSNVANDVPPGSRWGGSPAKPMRQWLREIKMVERAARQKDSVAADE; this is encoded by the coding sequence ATGAGCGAGCCGCTATTTCTCCGCGAGTCAGGCGGGCTGACGCTTGATGAAGTCGTCACGCTGACCGGCGCCACCATGGCGGCGGGCAGCGCCGGCGGACGTCGCGTAGTCAACGTGGCGCCGCTTGATCGTGCGTCGCCGTACGACATCACGTTTTTCGACAACAAGAACTTCGCCAAGGACGCGGCTGCGACCCATGCGGCCGTGTGTCTGACGCGTGCCGACCTGACCGCTCTGTTGCCGTCGCGGACCACGGCGCTGATCGTGCGCGAACCGTTCAGGGCTTTCGTGCAGGTCTCGCGGGCGCTGTTCCCGGACTCTCTGCGACCGATATCGATCGTGTCCGCCGGTGCGACCGCAGGTGCGCATATCGAAGAGACAGCGCGCTTGGAAAGCGGCGCGACGGTAGAGCCGGGCGCGGTCATCGGCGCCGGCGCCGAGATCGGCAGCGGCACCGTGATTGGCGCGACCGCGGTGATCGGATCCGGCGTGCGTATCGGCCGCGATTGCTCGATCGGTGCCAGCGCCGTCATCAGCAATTCTCTGATCGGCGACCGCGTCATTATCCATCCCGGCTGCAAGATCGGCCAGGACGGCTTTGGCTATGTCATGGGCGGTACCGGACATCTCAAGGTGCCGCAGATCGGGCGCGTCATCATTCAGGACGACGTCGAAATCGGCGCGGGTACCACGGTCGACCGTGGCGCCATCCGCGATACCGTCATTGGCGAGGGCACCAAAATCGACAACCTGGTGCAGATCGGCCACAATGTCTCAATCGGCCGGCATTGCGTTCTGGTTGCTTTTACGGGTATTTCGGGCAGCGCCACGCTGGAGGACTTTGTTGCGATGGGCGCCCGGGCTGGCGCGATTCCCAACGTCACGATTGGCGAGGGTTCGCAGATCGCGGCATCGTCGAATGTCGCCAATGACGTGCCGCCCGGATCGCGGTGGGGTGGTTCCCCGGCCAAGCCGATGAGGCAGTGGCTGCGGGAAATCAAGATGGTCGAGCGGGCAGCGCGTCAAAAAGACAGCGTCGCGGCCGATGAGTGA